A single Triticum dicoccoides isolate Atlit2015 ecotype Zavitan chromosome 2A, WEW_v2.0, whole genome shotgun sequence DNA region contains:
- the LOC119356696 gene encoding PHD finger-like domain-containing protein 5A, with protein MAKHHPDLIMCRKQPGIAIGRLCEKCDGKCVICDSYVRPCTLVRVCDECNYGSFQGRCVICGGVGISDAYYCKECTQQEKDRDGCPKIVNLGSAKTDLFYERKKYGFKKR; from the coding sequence ATGGCGAAGCATCACCCCGATCTCATCATGTGCCGGAAGCAGCCCGGCATCGCCATCGGCCGCCTGTGTGAGAAGTGCGACGGCAAGTGCGTCATCTGCGACTCGTACGTGCGCCCCTGCACCCTCGTCCGTGTCTGCGACGAGTGCAACTACGGCTCGTTCCAGGGGAGGTGCGTCATCTGCGGAGGGGTCGGCATCTCGGACGCCTACTACTGCAAGGAGTGCACGCAGCAGGAGAAGGACCGCGACGGGTGCCCCAAGATCGTGAACCTGGGGAGCGCCAAGACCGACCTCTTCTATGAGCGCAAGAAATACGGTTTTAAGAAGCGATAG
- the LOC119356695 gene encoding zinc finger CCCH domain-containing protein 30-like, with protein MGSRRSRRVSWATGPSLCKVRLFISEDSPSQAGLRPQDNLQAKGSTSLTHAAGPSSDDSLPPGFESLQPANDLKIDISQIPLIRWKCPPHILLNPQWHLASGEESREIAVQNERMFGVLEAIYPRASNIPPNPFVSPDVKDSHYDDSGTPLVPVIPVEDDDASDQSEGPLLDQPNDYHQSDNYGPAEINALQVSNTPITPAQQQPGGSTGVEADVLAAASAAYTAIMQSNQKGSMVDRDLLVKILSDPVQVERLMKEYNQIRNEQSTSSSVVAPVPPCPPPQMTMTAPASYSNHMTTFQNTNSTLPPPMAPRPMMNRPPQGYPPVPMNHPPGSSPAMNIPPGSSSAMSHRPGSNPPMSHPPGSNPPMSHPPGSNPPMSRPPGSNPPMSHPPGSNPAMSHPLGSNPAMSHAPGSNPAMSHAPGSNPAMSYPPGSSSSAMNFSGAPPRAINYYKTLIHQHGGERQESFEQHGRQFGMYHQSGTPQTNGIDAMNGASMVNRDTKTRPTRPCAYFNGPRGCRNGANCTFLHDSSATSRQQEQQNGSKRIKLDSRITGRN; from the exons ATGGGGTCGCGGCGGTCGCGGCGCGTTTCGTGGGCCACCGGACCCAGCCTCTGCAAG GTAAGGCTGTTCATATCTGAGGATTCCCCTTCTCAAGCTGGATTAAGACCGCAAGACAATCTCCAAGCAAAAGGTTCAACATCCTTAACGCATGCAGCTGGCCCGAGTTCAGATGATTCCCTGCCTCCGGGTTTTGAGTCACTGCAGCCAGCCAATGACCTCAAAATTGACATATCTCAAATTCCTCTTATTAGGTGGAAATGCCCACCACAT ATATTGCTGAACCCACAATGGCACCTTGCCTCTGGAGAAGAAAGCAGGGAGATTGCTGTACAAAATGAGAGAATGTTTGGAGTGCTTGAGGCTATTTATCCACGTGCATCGAACATTCCTCCAAA CCCATTTGTTTCTCCTGATGTGAAAGACTCTCATTATGATGACTCCGGAACCCCATTGGTTCCTGTGATCCCTGTCGAAGATGATGATGCCTCAGATCAGTCGGAAGGACCATTGCTTGATCAACCAAACGATTACCATCAGTCCGATAACTATGGCCCTGCAGAAATCAATGCGCTGCAAGTGTCAAATACTCCAATTACTCCTGCACAACAGCAGCCTGGTGGATCCACTGGCGTTGAAGCTGATGTGTTGGCTGCAGCTTCTGCTGCATACACTGCAATAATGCAGAGCAACCAAAAGGGAAGTATGGTTGACCGAGATCTACTTGTTAAAATACTAAGTGATCCTGTACAAGTTGAGAGGTTAATGAAAGAATACAACCAAATTAGAAATGAACAATCTACTAGTAGTTCAGTTGTTGCCCCAGTGCCACCGTGTCCACCCCCCCAAATGACAATGACTGCCCCTGCCTCATATTCCAATCATATGACAACTTTCCAGAACACAAATTCCACCCTGCCACCTCCAATGGCCCCACGGCCAATGATGAATCGACCGCCTCAAGGATATCCTCCAGTTCCCATGAATCATCCACCCGGTTCTAGTCCAGCTATGAATATTCCACCGGGTTCAAGTTCAGCTATGAGTCATCGACCAGGTTCAAATCCACCTATGAGTCATCCACCAGGTTCAAATCCACCTATGAGTCATCCACCAGGTTCAAATCCACCTATGAGTCGTCCACCGGGTTCAAATCCACCTATGAGTCATCCACCGGGTTCAAATCCAGCTATGAGTCATCCATTGGGCTCAAATCCAGCTATGAGTCATGCACCGGGCTCAAATCCAGCTATGAGTCATGCACCGGGTTCAAATCCAGCTATGAGTTATCCACCGGGTTCAAGTAGTTCAGCTATGAATTTTTCAGGTGCTCCGCCAAGGGCTATCAACTATTACAAAACCCTCATCCATCAGCATGGTGGTGAGAGGCAGGAATCATTTGAACAACATGGAAGGCAGTTTGGAATGTACCATCAATCTGGAACTCCCCAAACTAATGGTATTGATGCTATGAACGGTGCTTCTATGGTGAACAGAGATACGAAAACAAGGCCAACAAGACCATGTGCCTACTTCAACGGCCCGAGAGGGTGTCGCAACGGAGCTAATTGCACGTTTCTACATGACTCATCTGCCACTTCAAGGCAGCAGGAGCAACAAAACGGCTCAAAAAGGATAAAGTTAGACAGCAGAATAACTGGTCGAAATTGA